From bacterium, a single genomic window includes:
- the dnaB gene encoding replicative DNA helicase, whose amino-acid sequence MSLPEAIAEKIQPQSIEAEVSVIGAMLMDKDAICKAVEVLSEDAFYKTTHRKIYSAILDLFERNEPVDLVTLTNELKRKGELGNVGGPLYLTTILNSVPTAANVEYYIRIVNEKAVIRGLIAAATEIVSMAYQQTEDVSQMLDNAEQLIFNIVQRKISRDFVHIGEMLHDSFEMIENLYAKKTYVTGIPTGFVDLDILTSGFHPSDLIIIAGRPSMGKSSLALNIAQYASTREKIPVGIFSLEMSKEQLVQRTLCSEARVDAQKLKTGYLGEADWPKLTTAAGILADAPLYIDDTPAIPILEIRAKARRLKAKYNIGLILVDYLQLVQGRMQIDNRQQEISEISRSLKSLARELNIPIIALSQLSREVEKRGDRKPQLSDLRESGAIEQDADVVAFVYREEYYKPTPENEGIAEVIIGKQRNGPIGTVKLAFIKKYTRFENLAKVEE is encoded by the coding sequence ATGAGTTTGCCAGAAGCAATTGCAGAAAAGATTCAACCACAATCAATCGAAGCTGAAGTATCCGTTATCGGTGCAATGTTAATGGATAAAGATGCGATTTGTAAAGCGGTTGAGGTCTTAAGTGAAGATGCTTTTTATAAAACTACGCATCGTAAAATATATAGTGCTATTTTAGATTTATTTGAAAGAAATGAACCGGTAGATTTAGTTACTTTAACTAATGAATTAAAGAGAAAAGGTGAGTTGGGTAATGTTGGTGGCCCACTATACCTGACTACTATCTTAAATAGTGTTCCGACAGCGGCTAATGTCGAATATTATATTCGAATTGTCAATGAAAAAGCCGTAATAAGAGGACTTATCGCCGCGGCAACTGAGATTGTCTCTATGGCATATCAACAAACCGAAGATGTTTCACAAATGTTGGATAATGCCGAACAATTGATCTTTAACATCGTCCAGCGTAAAATAAGCCGTGATTTTGTTCATATTGGCGAAATGTTACATGATAGTTTTGAGATGATTGAAAATCTCTACGCAAAAAAAACTTATGTAACAGGCATACCAACGGGTTTTGTGGATTTAGATATTCTTACATCAGGATTTCATCCCTCAGATTTAATTATTATTGCTGGAAGACCATCTATGGGGAAATCAAGTCTGGCGTTGAATATTGCTCAGTATGCCAGTACTCGCGAAAAGATTCCAGTTGGAATATTCAGTTTAGAGATGAGCAAGGAACAATTAGTTCAACGAACTTTATGTTCGGAGGCAAGAGTAGATGCCCAGAAACTAAAAACAGGTTATTTAGGAGAGGCTGATTGGCCCAAACTTACGACCGCGGCAGGAATATTAGCCGACGCACCGCTTTACATCGATGATACCCCAGCTATCCCAATATTAGAAATAAGGGCTAAGGCACGAAGACTTAAAGCAAAATATAACATCGGCTTAATTTTAGTCGATTATTTACAACTTGTTCAAGGCAGGATGCAGATTGATAATCGCCAACAGGAAATATCCGAAATATCTCGCTCTCTGAAATCTTTAGCCAGAGAATTAAATATCCCGATAATAGCTTTATCTCAACTTTCACGAGAGGTAGAAAAACGAGGTGATAGAAAACCACAATTATCTGATTTACGCGAATCAGGTGCAATTGAACAAGATGCAGATGTGGTAGCATTTGTCTATCGCGAAGAATACTACAAACCTACTCCTGAAAATGAAGGGATAGCAGAAGTAATCATTGGGAAACAACGCAATGGTCCTATTGGAACGGTAAAATTAGCCTTTATAAAAAAATATACTCGATTTGAAAACCTCGCAAAGGTAGAAGAATGA